In Mercurialis annua linkage group LG6, ddMerAnnu1.2, whole genome shotgun sequence, the following are encoded in one genomic region:
- the LOC126686065 gene encoding alpha-mannosidase isoform X1, with product MGKFRTDLKWILICFFVVSCGFDLFVTVDGSYVKYNTGSGVVPGKINVHLVAHSHDDVGWLKTVDQYYVGSNNSIQGACVENVLDSVVVSLLRDPNRKFIFVEMAFFQRWWLEQSEGIQDQVRKLVDAGQLEFANGGWCMHDEATTHYIDMIDQTTLGHQAIKAQFNKTPRAGWQIDPFGHSAVQAYLLGAELGFDSVHFARIDYQDRAKRKADKSLEVIWHGSKTFGSSSQIFANTFPVHYSPPPGFHFEMSEDFVPVQDNPLLFDYNVEQRVNDFVNAAMTQANVTRTNHIMWTMGDDFQYQYAESWFKQMDKLIHYVNKDGRVNALYSTPSIYTDIKNAASVSWPLKTDDYFPYADSSHAYWTGFFTSRPGLKRYVRELSGYYLAARQLEYFVGRKSAGPNTYRLGDALGTAQHHDAVTGTAKQHTTNDYAKRLSIGASKAVDTANAALSCLVNNKTRDQCAAPVLDFSQCQLLNISYCPPTEETESGKSLVVVVYNPLGWNRTDIIRVPVNDANLAVSDSSGKTIESQYVNMDNVTSNLRNFYLKAYVGSSSKQVPKYWLVFQVSVPPLGWSTYFIANAPAIGKRRNGPSVGESPQNDTIEIGPGNLKMYFSSTTGQLKRMYNSKTGVDIPIQQSYLWYGSSSDFSQPSGAYIFRPDGSPPTISARTVPLKIYRGSVVDEIHQQFNSWIYQVTRLYKDKEHAEIEYTIGPIPLEDSLGKEVITRLTANMVTNKEFHTDSNGRDFLKRIRDHRADWNLTVTEPQAGNYYPINLGMYVTDEKSELSVLVDRATGGSSLQDGQVEVMLHRRTLFDDGRGVGEALDESVCIGDKCEGLTVRGNYYLSINPKGSGSFWRRTTGQEVYSPLLVAFTHETEEKWKSSYSTRGTTMDPDYSLPPNVALITLQELDDGSVLLRLAHLYEGGEDVNHSTLAKVELKKMFSGKKIKEVKEMSLSANQLKSEIKKMKWKVEGDNENQPSAAVRGSPVDTSTLAVELGPMEIRTFLLKF from the exons ATGGGCAAGTTTAGGACTGATTTGAAATGGATTTTGAtctgtttttttgttgtttcttgtggttttgatttgtttgtgaCAGTTGATGGTAGTTATGTGAAGTATAATACTGGCAGTGGAGTTGTACCTGGAAAAATTAATGTTCATTTGGTAGCTCATTCTCATGATGATGTTGGTTGGTTAAAAACTGTTGATCAGTACTATGTTGGATCAAATAACAGTATTCag GGTGCTTGTGTTGAGAATGTGCTGGATTCAGTTGTGGTATCACTACTTAGAGATCCGAATAGgaagtttatttttgttgaaatg GCTTTTTTCCAAAGATGGTGGCTAGAACAAAGTGAGGGAATACAAGATCAAGTGAGGAAACTTGTAGATGCTGGCCAATTGGAATTCGC AAATGGAGGCTGGTGTATGCATGATGAAGCAACTACTCATTATATAGATATGATTGACCAAACAACTCTCGGTCATCAAGCGATAAAGGCGCAATTTAACAAGACTCCTCGTGCTGGTTGGCAAATTGATCCGTTTGGGCACTCTGCTGTGCAAGCTTACCTGCTTGGAGCTGAG CTTGGTTTCGATTCTGTTCATTTTGCAAGGATTGATTACCAAGACAGAGCAAAGCGCAAAGCAGATAAATCTCTCGAAGTTATATGGCATGGTTCCAAAACTTTTGGTTCTTCCTCTcag ATTTTTGCCAATACATTTCCTGTTCATTATAGTCCTCCGCCGGGCTTCCATTTTGAAATGTCTGAAGACTTTGTACCCGTTCAG GATAATCCTCTTTTGTTCGACTACAATGTTGAGCAGCGGGTTAATGATTTCGTAAATGCTGCTATGACCCAA GCAAATGTGACGAGGACAAACCACATTATGTGGACTATGGGTGATGATTTTCAGTATCAATATGCCGAGTCTTGGTTCAAGCAAATGGACAAATTGATCCATTATGTTAACAAG GACGGTCGAGTAAATGCCTTGTATTCTACACCTTCTATCTACACTGACATCAAGAATGCAGCAAGTGTATCTTGGCCACTAAAAACCGATGATTATTTTCC GTATGCAGATAGCTCGCATGCCTACTGGACTGGATTTTTTACTAGTCGCCCAGGCTTAAAGCGATATGTTCGAGAACTAAGTGGATATTATTTG GCTGCAAGGCAACTTGAGTATTTTGTTGGAAGAAAATCTGCCGGTCCAAACACTTATCGTCTTGGAGATGCTTTAGGAACAGCACAGCATCATGATGCTGTTACTGGAACTGCCAAACAACATACTACAAATGACTATGCAAAGCGCCTATCTATTGGAGCATCTAAG GCTGTAGATACTGCAAATGCTGCTCTGTCATGCTTAGTTAACAATAAAACAAGAGATCAATGTGCAGCACCTGTATTGGATTTTAGCCAG TGCCAATTACTGAATATCAGTTACTGTCCGCCTACCGAAGAAACCGAAAGTGGAAAGAGTTTG GTTGTGGTAGTGTACAACCCACTTGGATGGAACCGCACCGACATTATTAGAGTACCA GTAAATGATGCCAATCTTGCTGTCTCTGATTCCTCTGGCAAAACCATTGAGTCGCAGTATGTGAACATGGACAATGTTACGAGCAACTTAAGAAACTTCTATTTGAAAGCCTATGTAGGATCTTCGTCCAAACAAGTTCCGAAATACTGGCTTGTCTTTCAAGTCTCCGTGCCACCACTCGGATGGAGTACATACTTCATTGCCAATGCGCCTGCAATAG GGAAGAGGAGAAATGGACCTTCTGTCGGAGAAAGTCCACAGAATGACACCATTGAAATTGGACCTGGAAATTTGAAAATGTACTTTTCTTCTACCACTGGCCAACTCAAACGAATGTATAACTCCAAAACCGGG GTTGATATACCAATCCAGCAAAGCTATCTTTGGTATGGTTCAAGCTCTGATTTCTCG CAACCATCCGGTGCATACATTTTCCGGCCTGATGGGTCGCCCCCCACTATTTCTGCAAGAACT GTGCCGCTAAAGATCTATCGTGGATCAGTAGTTGATGAAATCCACCAACAGTTTAATTCATGGATCTACCAG GTAACAAGGCTTTACAAAGACAAAGAACATGCTGAAATTGAATACACA ATCGGACCAATTCCCTTAGAAGACAGTCTTGGGAAAGAGGTTATCACAAGATTGACAGCAAATATGGTCACAAACAAGGAATTCCATACCGATTCTAATGGAAGAGACTTTCTAAAACGG ATACGAGACCATAGAGCTGATTGGAACCTTACAGTTACAGAACCTCAAGCAGGAAACTACTATCCG ATTAACCTTGGAATGTATGTAACGGATGAAAAATCTGAATTGTCGGTCTTGGTTGATCGTGCCACCGGAGGATCCAGTCTTCAAGATGGTCAAGTAGAAGTGATGCTTCACAG GCGTACACTCTTTGATGACGGCAGAGGAGTTGGTGAAGCTCTTGATGAAAGTGTTTGCATTGGAGATAAATGTGAAGGACTAACT GTTCGAGGGAACTATTATTTGAGCATCAACCCGAAAGGATCTGGATCATTCTGGCGACGAACAACTGGCCAAGAAGTTTATTCACCGCTTCTTGTAGCTTTCACGCACGAG ACAGAAGAGAAGTGGAAATCATCATATTCGACTAGAGGAACGACTATGGATCCCGACTATAGCTTGCCTCCGAATGTTGCTTTGATTACTCTTCAG GAGCTTGATGATGGAAGTGTTCTTCTTCGTCTTGCGCATTTATACGAG GGGGGAGAAGATGTGAATCATTCCACACTTGCTAAAGTTGAACTCAAGAAGATGTTTTCTGGAAAAAAA ATTAAGGAGGTAAAAGAAATGAGTTTATCAGCAAACCAGTTGAAGTCAGAGATCAAGAAAATGAAATGGAAAGTTGAAGGAGACAATGAAAATCAACCATCAGCTGCAGTTAGAGGCAGTCCTGTTGATACTTCAACTCTTGCTGTTGAGCTTGGTCCAATGGAAATCCGTacatttttgcttaaattttga
- the LOC126686065 gene encoding alpha-mannosidase isoform X2, whose amino-acid sequence MHDEATTHYIDMIDQTTLGHQAIKAQFNKTPRAGWQIDPFGHSAVQAYLLGAELGFDSVHFARIDYQDRAKRKADKSLEVIWHGSKTFGSSSQIFANTFPVHYSPPPGFHFEMSEDFVPVQDNPLLFDYNVEQRVNDFVNAAMTQANVTRTNHIMWTMGDDFQYQYAESWFKQMDKLIHYVNKDGRVNALYSTPSIYTDIKNAASVSWPLKTDDYFPYADSSHAYWTGFFTSRPGLKRYVRELSGYYLAARQLEYFVGRKSAGPNTYRLGDALGTAQHHDAVTGTAKQHTTNDYAKRLSIGASKAVDTANAALSCLVNNKTRDQCAAPVLDFSQCQLLNISYCPPTEETESGKSLVVVVYNPLGWNRTDIIRVPVNDANLAVSDSSGKTIESQYVNMDNVTSNLRNFYLKAYVGSSSKQVPKYWLVFQVSVPPLGWSTYFIANAPAIGKRRNGPSVGESPQNDTIEIGPGNLKMYFSSTTGQLKRMYNSKTGVDIPIQQSYLWYGSSSDFSQPSGAYIFRPDGSPPTISARTVPLKIYRGSVVDEIHQQFNSWIYQVTRLYKDKEHAEIEYTIGPIPLEDSLGKEVITRLTANMVTNKEFHTDSNGRDFLKRIRDHRADWNLTVTEPQAGNYYPINLGMYVTDEKSELSVLVDRATGGSSLQDGQVEVMLHRRTLFDDGRGVGEALDESVCIGDKCEGLTVRGNYYLSINPKGSGSFWRRTTGQEVYSPLLVAFTHETEEKWKSSYSTRGTTMDPDYSLPPNVALITLQELDDGSVLLRLAHLYEGGEDVNHSTLAKVELKKMFSGKKIKEVKEMSLSANQLKSEIKKMKWKVEGDNENQPSAAVRGSPVDTSTLAVELGPMEIRTFLLKF is encoded by the exons ATGCATGATGAAGCAACTACTCATTATATAGATATGATTGACCAAACAACTCTCGGTCATCAAGCGATAAAGGCGCAATTTAACAAGACTCCTCGTGCTGGTTGGCAAATTGATCCGTTTGGGCACTCTGCTGTGCAAGCTTACCTGCTTGGAGCTGAG CTTGGTTTCGATTCTGTTCATTTTGCAAGGATTGATTACCAAGACAGAGCAAAGCGCAAAGCAGATAAATCTCTCGAAGTTATATGGCATGGTTCCAAAACTTTTGGTTCTTCCTCTcag ATTTTTGCCAATACATTTCCTGTTCATTATAGTCCTCCGCCGGGCTTCCATTTTGAAATGTCTGAAGACTTTGTACCCGTTCAG GATAATCCTCTTTTGTTCGACTACAATGTTGAGCAGCGGGTTAATGATTTCGTAAATGCTGCTATGACCCAA GCAAATGTGACGAGGACAAACCACATTATGTGGACTATGGGTGATGATTTTCAGTATCAATATGCCGAGTCTTGGTTCAAGCAAATGGACAAATTGATCCATTATGTTAACAAG GACGGTCGAGTAAATGCCTTGTATTCTACACCTTCTATCTACACTGACATCAAGAATGCAGCAAGTGTATCTTGGCCACTAAAAACCGATGATTATTTTCC GTATGCAGATAGCTCGCATGCCTACTGGACTGGATTTTTTACTAGTCGCCCAGGCTTAAAGCGATATGTTCGAGAACTAAGTGGATATTATTTG GCTGCAAGGCAACTTGAGTATTTTGTTGGAAGAAAATCTGCCGGTCCAAACACTTATCGTCTTGGAGATGCTTTAGGAACAGCACAGCATCATGATGCTGTTACTGGAACTGCCAAACAACATACTACAAATGACTATGCAAAGCGCCTATCTATTGGAGCATCTAAG GCTGTAGATACTGCAAATGCTGCTCTGTCATGCTTAGTTAACAATAAAACAAGAGATCAATGTGCAGCACCTGTATTGGATTTTAGCCAG TGCCAATTACTGAATATCAGTTACTGTCCGCCTACCGAAGAAACCGAAAGTGGAAAGAGTTTG GTTGTGGTAGTGTACAACCCACTTGGATGGAACCGCACCGACATTATTAGAGTACCA GTAAATGATGCCAATCTTGCTGTCTCTGATTCCTCTGGCAAAACCATTGAGTCGCAGTATGTGAACATGGACAATGTTACGAGCAACTTAAGAAACTTCTATTTGAAAGCCTATGTAGGATCTTCGTCCAAACAAGTTCCGAAATACTGGCTTGTCTTTCAAGTCTCCGTGCCACCACTCGGATGGAGTACATACTTCATTGCCAATGCGCCTGCAATAG GGAAGAGGAGAAATGGACCTTCTGTCGGAGAAAGTCCACAGAATGACACCATTGAAATTGGACCTGGAAATTTGAAAATGTACTTTTCTTCTACCACTGGCCAACTCAAACGAATGTATAACTCCAAAACCGGG GTTGATATACCAATCCAGCAAAGCTATCTTTGGTATGGTTCAAGCTCTGATTTCTCG CAACCATCCGGTGCATACATTTTCCGGCCTGATGGGTCGCCCCCCACTATTTCTGCAAGAACT GTGCCGCTAAAGATCTATCGTGGATCAGTAGTTGATGAAATCCACCAACAGTTTAATTCATGGATCTACCAG GTAACAAGGCTTTACAAAGACAAAGAACATGCTGAAATTGAATACACA ATCGGACCAATTCCCTTAGAAGACAGTCTTGGGAAAGAGGTTATCACAAGATTGACAGCAAATATGGTCACAAACAAGGAATTCCATACCGATTCTAATGGAAGAGACTTTCTAAAACGG ATACGAGACCATAGAGCTGATTGGAACCTTACAGTTACAGAACCTCAAGCAGGAAACTACTATCCG ATTAACCTTGGAATGTATGTAACGGATGAAAAATCTGAATTGTCGGTCTTGGTTGATCGTGCCACCGGAGGATCCAGTCTTCAAGATGGTCAAGTAGAAGTGATGCTTCACAG GCGTACACTCTTTGATGACGGCAGAGGAGTTGGTGAAGCTCTTGATGAAAGTGTTTGCATTGGAGATAAATGTGAAGGACTAACT GTTCGAGGGAACTATTATTTGAGCATCAACCCGAAAGGATCTGGATCATTCTGGCGACGAACAACTGGCCAAGAAGTTTATTCACCGCTTCTTGTAGCTTTCACGCACGAG ACAGAAGAGAAGTGGAAATCATCATATTCGACTAGAGGAACGACTATGGATCCCGACTATAGCTTGCCTCCGAATGTTGCTTTGATTACTCTTCAG GAGCTTGATGATGGAAGTGTTCTTCTTCGTCTTGCGCATTTATACGAG GGGGGAGAAGATGTGAATCATTCCACACTTGCTAAAGTTGAACTCAAGAAGATGTTTTCTGGAAAAAAA ATTAAGGAGGTAAAAGAAATGAGTTTATCAGCAAACCAGTTGAAGTCAGAGATCAAGAAAATGAAATGGAAAGTTGAAGGAGACAATGAAAATCAACCATCAGCTGCAGTTAGAGGCAGTCCTGTTGATACTTCAACTCTTGCTGTTGAGCTTGGTCCAATGGAAATCCGTacatttttgcttaaattttga
- the LOC126686065 gene encoding alpha-mannosidase isoform X3 has protein sequence MVPKLLVLPLSPPPGFHFEMSEDFVPVQDNPLLFDYNVEQRVNDFVNAAMTQANVTRTNHIMWTMGDDFQYQYAESWFKQMDKLIHYVNKDGRVNALYSTPSIYTDIKNAASVSWPLKTDDYFPYADSSHAYWTGFFTSRPGLKRYVRELSGYYLAARQLEYFVGRKSAGPNTYRLGDALGTAQHHDAVTGTAKQHTTNDYAKRLSIGASKAVDTANAALSCLVNNKTRDQCAAPVLDFSQCQLLNISYCPPTEETESGKSLVVVVYNPLGWNRTDIIRVPVNDANLAVSDSSGKTIESQYVNMDNVTSNLRNFYLKAYVGSSSKQVPKYWLVFQVSVPPLGWSTYFIANAPAIGKRRNGPSVGESPQNDTIEIGPGNLKMYFSSTTGQLKRMYNSKTGVDIPIQQSYLWYGSSSDFSQPSGAYIFRPDGSPPTISARTVPLKIYRGSVVDEIHQQFNSWIYQVTRLYKDKEHAEIEYTIGPIPLEDSLGKEVITRLTANMVTNKEFHTDSNGRDFLKRIRDHRADWNLTVTEPQAGNYYPINLGMYVTDEKSELSVLVDRATGGSSLQDGQVEVMLHRRTLFDDGRGVGEALDESVCIGDKCEGLTVRGNYYLSINPKGSGSFWRRTTGQEVYSPLLVAFTHETEEKWKSSYSTRGTTMDPDYSLPPNVALITLQELDDGSVLLRLAHLYEGGEDVNHSTLAKVELKKMFSGKKIKEVKEMSLSANQLKSEIKKMKWKVEGDNENQPSAAVRGSPVDTSTLAVELGPMEIRTFLLKF, from the exons ATGGTTCCAAAACTTTTGGTTCTTCCTCTcag TCCTCCGCCGGGCTTCCATTTTGAAATGTCTGAAGACTTTGTACCCGTTCAG GATAATCCTCTTTTGTTCGACTACAATGTTGAGCAGCGGGTTAATGATTTCGTAAATGCTGCTATGACCCAA GCAAATGTGACGAGGACAAACCACATTATGTGGACTATGGGTGATGATTTTCAGTATCAATATGCCGAGTCTTGGTTCAAGCAAATGGACAAATTGATCCATTATGTTAACAAG GACGGTCGAGTAAATGCCTTGTATTCTACACCTTCTATCTACACTGACATCAAGAATGCAGCAAGTGTATCTTGGCCACTAAAAACCGATGATTATTTTCC GTATGCAGATAGCTCGCATGCCTACTGGACTGGATTTTTTACTAGTCGCCCAGGCTTAAAGCGATATGTTCGAGAACTAAGTGGATATTATTTG GCTGCAAGGCAACTTGAGTATTTTGTTGGAAGAAAATCTGCCGGTCCAAACACTTATCGTCTTGGAGATGCTTTAGGAACAGCACAGCATCATGATGCTGTTACTGGAACTGCCAAACAACATACTACAAATGACTATGCAAAGCGCCTATCTATTGGAGCATCTAAG GCTGTAGATACTGCAAATGCTGCTCTGTCATGCTTAGTTAACAATAAAACAAGAGATCAATGTGCAGCACCTGTATTGGATTTTAGCCAG TGCCAATTACTGAATATCAGTTACTGTCCGCCTACCGAAGAAACCGAAAGTGGAAAGAGTTTG GTTGTGGTAGTGTACAACCCACTTGGATGGAACCGCACCGACATTATTAGAGTACCA GTAAATGATGCCAATCTTGCTGTCTCTGATTCCTCTGGCAAAACCATTGAGTCGCAGTATGTGAACATGGACAATGTTACGAGCAACTTAAGAAACTTCTATTTGAAAGCCTATGTAGGATCTTCGTCCAAACAAGTTCCGAAATACTGGCTTGTCTTTCAAGTCTCCGTGCCACCACTCGGATGGAGTACATACTTCATTGCCAATGCGCCTGCAATAG GGAAGAGGAGAAATGGACCTTCTGTCGGAGAAAGTCCACAGAATGACACCATTGAAATTGGACCTGGAAATTTGAAAATGTACTTTTCTTCTACCACTGGCCAACTCAAACGAATGTATAACTCCAAAACCGGG GTTGATATACCAATCCAGCAAAGCTATCTTTGGTATGGTTCAAGCTCTGATTTCTCG CAACCATCCGGTGCATACATTTTCCGGCCTGATGGGTCGCCCCCCACTATTTCTGCAAGAACT GTGCCGCTAAAGATCTATCGTGGATCAGTAGTTGATGAAATCCACCAACAGTTTAATTCATGGATCTACCAG GTAACAAGGCTTTACAAAGACAAAGAACATGCTGAAATTGAATACACA ATCGGACCAATTCCCTTAGAAGACAGTCTTGGGAAAGAGGTTATCACAAGATTGACAGCAAATATGGTCACAAACAAGGAATTCCATACCGATTCTAATGGAAGAGACTTTCTAAAACGG ATACGAGACCATAGAGCTGATTGGAACCTTACAGTTACAGAACCTCAAGCAGGAAACTACTATCCG ATTAACCTTGGAATGTATGTAACGGATGAAAAATCTGAATTGTCGGTCTTGGTTGATCGTGCCACCGGAGGATCCAGTCTTCAAGATGGTCAAGTAGAAGTGATGCTTCACAG GCGTACACTCTTTGATGACGGCAGAGGAGTTGGTGAAGCTCTTGATGAAAGTGTTTGCATTGGAGATAAATGTGAAGGACTAACT GTTCGAGGGAACTATTATTTGAGCATCAACCCGAAAGGATCTGGATCATTCTGGCGACGAACAACTGGCCAAGAAGTTTATTCACCGCTTCTTGTAGCTTTCACGCACGAG ACAGAAGAGAAGTGGAAATCATCATATTCGACTAGAGGAACGACTATGGATCCCGACTATAGCTTGCCTCCGAATGTTGCTTTGATTACTCTTCAG GAGCTTGATGATGGAAGTGTTCTTCTTCGTCTTGCGCATTTATACGAG GGGGGAGAAGATGTGAATCATTCCACACTTGCTAAAGTTGAACTCAAGAAGATGTTTTCTGGAAAAAAA ATTAAGGAGGTAAAAGAAATGAGTTTATCAGCAAACCAGTTGAAGTCAGAGATCAAGAAAATGAAATGGAAAGTTGAAGGAGACAATGAAAATCAACCATCAGCTGCAGTTAGAGGCAGTCCTGTTGATACTTCAACTCTTGCTGTTGAGCTTGGTCCAATGGAAATCCGTacatttttgcttaaattttga
- the LOC126686067 gene encoding cell division control protein 2 homolog A isoform X2 — MQHGNIVRLQDVVHSEKRLYLVFEYLDLDLKKHMDSCPEFSKDPRIVKSFLYQILRGIAYCHSHRVLHRDLKPQNLLIDRTTNALKLADFGLARAFGIPVRTFTHEVVTLWYRAPEILLGSRHYSTPVDVWSVGCIFAEMVNQRPLFPGDSEIDELFKIFKVLGTPTEETWPGVNSLPDFKSAFPKWPSQGLASVVTTLDSAGFDLLSKMLCLDPSKRITARAALEHEYFKDIGFVP, encoded by the exons ATGCAGCATGGGAACATTGTCAG GTTGCAGGATGTGGTACATAGTGAGAAGCGTTTGTATTTGGTTTTTGAGTATCTGGATTTGGATTTGAAGAAGCACATGGACTCATGTCCCGAGTTCTCTAAGGATCCTCGTATAGTTAAA TCATTTCTCTATCAGATACTTCGAGGCATCGCTTACTGTCATTCTCATAGAGTTCTTCACCGAGATTTGAAACCACAAAATCTACTTATTGATCGCACTACCAATGCACTGAAGCTTGCAGATTTTGGATTGGCCAGAGCATTTGGCATACCTGTTAGGACATTTACGCATGAG GTGGTAACGCTGTGGTATAGAGCACCAGAGATACTGCTTGGGTCGCGGCATTACTCAACTCCAGTTGATGTTTGGTCAGTGGGATGTATATTTGCTGAGATGGTGAACCAGCGGCCTCTCTTCCCTGGGGACTCTGAAATTGATGAACTATTCAAGATTTTCAA GGTCTTGGGCACTCCAACTGAGGAAACATGGCCCGGGGTTAATTCATTGCCTGATTTTAAGTCTGCCTTCCCTAAGTGGCCTTCTCAG GGCTTAGCAAGTGTAGTTACAACTCTTGATTCAGCCGGTTTTGACCTTCTCTCT AAAATGCTATGCTTGGATCCTAGCAAAAGAATTACTGCCAGGGCGGCCCTTGAGCATGAATACTTCAAGGATATCGGGTTTGTGCCCTAG
- the LOC126686067 gene encoding cell division control protein 2 homolog A isoform X1, with amino-acid sequence MEQYEKVAKIGEGTYGVVYKARDRVTNETIALKKIRLEQEDEGVPSTAIREISLLKEMQHGNIVRLQDVVHSEKRLYLVFEYLDLDLKKHMDSCPEFSKDPRIVKSFLYQILRGIAYCHSHRVLHRDLKPQNLLIDRTTNALKLADFGLARAFGIPVRTFTHEVVTLWYRAPEILLGSRHYSTPVDVWSVGCIFAEMVNQRPLFPGDSEIDELFKIFKVLGTPTEETWPGVNSLPDFKSAFPKWPSQGLASVVTTLDSAGFDLLSKMLCLDPSKRITARAALEHEYFKDIGFVP; translated from the exons ATGGAGCAG TATGAGAAAGTTGCAAAGATTGGTGAAGGAACATATGGAGTAGTGTACAAGGCTCGTGATCGTGTAACCAATGAGACAATAGCTTTGAAGAAAATACGCTTGGAGCAGGAAGATGAAGGTGTTCCAAGCACTGCAATTAGAGAAATTTCCCTTTTGAAAGAAATGCAGCATGGGAACATTGTCAG GTTGCAGGATGTGGTACATAGTGAGAAGCGTTTGTATTTGGTTTTTGAGTATCTGGATTTGGATTTGAAGAAGCACATGGACTCATGTCCCGAGTTCTCTAAGGATCCTCGTATAGTTAAA TCATTTCTCTATCAGATACTTCGAGGCATCGCTTACTGTCATTCTCATAGAGTTCTTCACCGAGATTTGAAACCACAAAATCTACTTATTGATCGCACTACCAATGCACTGAAGCTTGCAGATTTTGGATTGGCCAGAGCATTTGGCATACCTGTTAGGACATTTACGCATGAG GTGGTAACGCTGTGGTATAGAGCACCAGAGATACTGCTTGGGTCGCGGCATTACTCAACTCCAGTTGATGTTTGGTCAGTGGGATGTATATTTGCTGAGATGGTGAACCAGCGGCCTCTCTTCCCTGGGGACTCTGAAATTGATGAACTATTCAAGATTTTCAA GGTCTTGGGCACTCCAACTGAGGAAACATGGCCCGGGGTTAATTCATTGCCTGATTTTAAGTCTGCCTTCCCTAAGTGGCCTTCTCAG GGCTTAGCAAGTGTAGTTACAACTCTTGATTCAGCCGGTTTTGACCTTCTCTCT AAAATGCTATGCTTGGATCCTAGCAAAAGAATTACTGCCAGGGCGGCCCTTGAGCATGAATACTTCAAGGATATCGGGTTTGTGCCCTAG